A single genomic interval of Macaca nemestrina isolate mMacNem1 chromosome 14, mMacNem.hap1, whole genome shotgun sequence harbors:
- the LOC105485712 gene encoding Fanconi anemia group G protein isoform X5 encodes MSRQTTSVGSSCLDLWREKNDRLVRQAKVAQNSGLTLRRQQLAQDALEGLRGLLHSLQGLPAAVPVLPLELTVICNFIILRASLAQGFTEDQAQDIQRGLERVLETQEQRGPRLEQGLRELWDSALRASCLLPELLSALHRLAGLQAALWLSADRLGDLALLLETLNDSQSGASEDLLLLLKTWSPPAEELDAPLTLQDAQGLKDVLLTAFAYRRGLQELITGNPEKALSSLHEVASGLCPRPVLVQVYTALGSCHRKMGNPQRALLYLVAALKEGSAWGPPLLEASRLYQQLGDTTAELESLELLVEALNVPYSSKAPPFLIEVELLLPPPDLASPLHCGTQSQAKHVLASRAEDAAEHYLDLLALLLDSSEPRFSPPPSPPGPCMPEVFLEAAVALIQAGRAQDALTLCEELLSRTSSLLPKMSRLWENARKGTKELPYCPLWVSATHLLQGQAWVQLGAQKVAISEFSRCLELLFRTTPEEKEQGAASNGEQGCKSDVALQQLRAAALISRGLEWVASGQDTKALQDFLLGVQMCPGNRDTYFHLLQTLKRLDRRDEATALWWRLEAQTKGPQEDATWSLPLYLESYLSWIRPSDRDAFLEEFRTSLPKSCDL; translated from the exons ATGTCCCGCCAGACCACCTCTGTGGGCTCCAGCTGCCTGGACCTGTGGAGGGAAAAGAATGACCGGCTCGTTCGACAGGCCAAG GTGGCTCAGAACTCCGGTCTGACTCTGAGGCGACAGCAGTTGGCTCAGGATGCACTGGAAGGGCTCAGAGGGCTCCTCCATAGTCTGCAAG GGCTCCCTGCCGCAGTTCCTGTTCTTCCCTTGGAGCTGACTGTCATCTGCAACTTCATTATCCTGAGGGCAAGCTTGGCCCAGGGTTTCACAGAGGATCAGGCCCAGGATATCCAGCGGGGCCTAGAGAGAG TGCTGGAGACACAGGAGCAGCGGGGGCCCAGGTTGGAACAGGGGCTCAGGGAGCTGTGGGACTCTGCCCTTCGTGCTTCCTGCCTTCTGCCAGAGCTGCTGTCTGCCCTGCACCGCCTGGCTGGCCTGCAGGCTGCCCTCTGGTTGAGCGCTGACCGTCTTGGGGACTTGGCCTTGTTGCTAGAGACCCTGAATGACAGCCAG AGTGGAGCCTCTGAGGATCTGCTGTTACTTCTGAAAACTTGGAGTCCTCCAGCTGAGGAATTAGATGCTCCGTTGACCCTGCAGGATGCCCAGGGATTGAAGGATGTCCTCCTGACAGCATTTGCCTACCGCCGAG GTCTCCAGGAGTTGATCACAGGGAACCCAGAGAAGGCACTAAGCAGCCTTCATGAAGTGGCCTCAGGCCTGTGTCCACGGCCTGTGTTGGTCCAGGTGTACACAGCACTGGGGTCCTGTCACCGTAAGATG GGAAATCCACAGAGAGCACTGTTGTACTTGGTTGCAGCCCTGAAAGAGGGATCAGCCTGGGGTCCTCCGCTTCTGGAGGCCTCTAGACTCTATCAGCAACTGGGGGACACAACAGCAGAGCTGGAAAGTCTGGAGCTGCTAGTTGAG gcCTTAAATGTCCCTTACAGTTCCAAAGCCCCACCGTTTCTCATTGAGGTAGAATTACTACTGCCACCACCTGACCTAGCCTCACCCCTTCATTGTGGCACTCAGAGCCAGGCCAAGCACGTACTAGCAAGCAG GGCAGAAGACGCTGCAGAGCATTACTTGGACCTGCTGGCCCTGTTGCTGGATAGCTCGGAGCCAAGG TtctccccgcccccctcccctccAGGGCCCTGTATGCCTGAGGTGTTTTTGGAAGCAGCGGTAGCACTGATCCAGGCAGGCAGAGCCCAAGATGCCTTGACTCTATGTGAGGAGTTGCTCAGCCGCACATCGTCTCTGCTACCCAAGATGTCCCGGCTGTGGGAAAATGCCAGAAAAGGAACCAAGGAACTGCCATACTGCCCACTCTGGGTCTCTGCCACCCACCTGCTTCAGGGCCAGGCCTGGGTACAACTGGGTGCCCAAAAAGTGGCAATTAGTGAATTTAGCAG GTGTCTTGAGCTGCTCTTCCGGACCACACCTGAGGAAAAAGAACAAG GGGCAGCTTCCAACGGTGAGCAGGGATGTAAGTCAGATGTGGCACTGCAGCAGCTTCGGGCAGCCGCCCTAATTAGTCGTGGACTGGAATGGGTAGCCAGCGGCCAGGATACCAAAGCCTTACAGGACTTCCTCCTCGGTGTGCAGATGTGCCCAG gtaaTCGAGACACTTACTTTCACCTGCTTCAGACTCTGAAGAGGCTAGATCGGAGGgatgaggccactgcactctggtgGAGGCTGGAGGCCCAAACTAAGGGGCCACAGGAAGATGCTACGTG GTCTCTCCCCCTGTACCTAGAAAGCTATTTGAGCTGGATCCGCCCCTCTGATCGTGATGCCTTCCTTGAAGAGTTTCGGACATCTCTGCCAAAGTCTTGTGACCTGTAG
- the LOC105485712 gene encoding Fanconi anemia group G protein isoform X1, protein MSRQTTSVGSSCLDLWREKNDRLVRQAKVAQNSGLTLRRQQLAQDALEGLRGLLHSLQEWHLKNDFQDGLIWITFLHFPDSLSKGLPAAVPVLPLELTVICNFIILRASLAQGFTEDQAQDIQRGLERVLETQEQRGPRLEQGLRELWDSALRASCLLPELLSALHRLAGLQAALWLSADRLGDLALLLETLNDSQSGASEDLLLLLKTWSPPAEELDAPLTLQDAQGLKDVLLTAFAYRRGLQELITGNPEKALSSLHEVASGLCPRPVLVQVYTALGSCHRKMGNPQRALLYLVAALKEGSAWGPPLLEASRLYQQLGDTTAELESLELLVEALNVPYSSKAPPFLIEVELLLPPPDLASPLHCGTQSQAKHVLASRCLQTGRAEDAAEHYLDLLALLLDSSEPRFSPPPSPPGPCMPEVFLEAAVALIQAGRAQDALTLCEELLSRTSSLLPKMSRLWENARKGTKELPYCPLWVSATHLLQGQAWVQLGAQKVAISEFSRCLELLFRTTPEEKEQGAASNGEQGCKSDVALQQLRAAALISRGLEWVASGQDTKALQDFLLGVQMCPGNRDTYFHLLQTLKRLDRRDEATALWWRLEAQTKGPQEDATWSLPLYLESYLSWIRPSDRDAFLEEFRTSLPKSCDL, encoded by the exons ATGTCCCGCCAGACCACCTCTGTGGGCTCCAGCTGCCTGGACCTGTGGAGGGAAAAGAATGACCGGCTCGTTCGACAGGCCAAG GTGGCTCAGAACTCCGGTCTGACTCTGAGGCGACAGCAGTTGGCTCAGGATGCACTGGAAGGGCTCAGAGGGCTCCTCCATAGTCTGCAAG AGTGGCATTTGAAAAATGATTTCCAGGATGGTCTGATCTGGATAACTTTTTTGCATTTTCCAGACTCTCTGTCCAAAG GGCTCCCTGCCGCAGTTCCTGTTCTTCCCTTGGAGCTGACTGTCATCTGCAACTTCATTATCCTGAGGGCAAGCTTGGCCCAGGGTTTCACAGAGGATCAGGCCCAGGATATCCAGCGGGGCCTAGAGAGAG TGCTGGAGACACAGGAGCAGCGGGGGCCCAGGTTGGAACAGGGGCTCAGGGAGCTGTGGGACTCTGCCCTTCGTGCTTCCTGCCTTCTGCCAGAGCTGCTGTCTGCCCTGCACCGCCTGGCTGGCCTGCAGGCTGCCCTCTGGTTGAGCGCTGACCGTCTTGGGGACTTGGCCTTGTTGCTAGAGACCCTGAATGACAGCCAG AGTGGAGCCTCTGAGGATCTGCTGTTACTTCTGAAAACTTGGAGTCCTCCAGCTGAGGAATTAGATGCTCCGTTGACCCTGCAGGATGCCCAGGGATTGAAGGATGTCCTCCTGACAGCATTTGCCTACCGCCGAG GTCTCCAGGAGTTGATCACAGGGAACCCAGAGAAGGCACTAAGCAGCCTTCATGAAGTGGCCTCAGGCCTGTGTCCACGGCCTGTGTTGGTCCAGGTGTACACAGCACTGGGGTCCTGTCACCGTAAGATG GGAAATCCACAGAGAGCACTGTTGTACTTGGTTGCAGCCCTGAAAGAGGGATCAGCCTGGGGTCCTCCGCTTCTGGAGGCCTCTAGACTCTATCAGCAACTGGGGGACACAACAGCAGAGCTGGAAAGTCTGGAGCTGCTAGTTGAG gcCTTAAATGTCCCTTACAGTTCCAAAGCCCCACCGTTTCTCATTGAGGTAGAATTACTACTGCCACCACCTGACCTAGCCTCACCCCTTCATTGTGGCACTCAGAGCCAGGCCAAGCACGTACTAGCAAGCAGGTGCCTACAGACGGGGAG GGCAGAAGACGCTGCAGAGCATTACTTGGACCTGCTGGCCCTGTTGCTGGATAGCTCGGAGCCAAGG TtctccccgcccccctcccctccAGGGCCCTGTATGCCTGAGGTGTTTTTGGAAGCAGCGGTAGCACTGATCCAGGCAGGCAGAGCCCAAGATGCCTTGACTCTATGTGAGGAGTTGCTCAGCCGCACATCGTCTCTGCTACCCAAGATGTCCCGGCTGTGGGAAAATGCCAGAAAAGGAACCAAGGAACTGCCATACTGCCCACTCTGGGTCTCTGCCACCCACCTGCTTCAGGGCCAGGCCTGGGTACAACTGGGTGCCCAAAAAGTGGCAATTAGTGAATTTAGCAG GTGTCTTGAGCTGCTCTTCCGGACCACACCTGAGGAAAAAGAACAAG GGGCAGCTTCCAACGGTGAGCAGGGATGTAAGTCAGATGTGGCACTGCAGCAGCTTCGGGCAGCCGCCCTAATTAGTCGTGGACTGGAATGGGTAGCCAGCGGCCAGGATACCAAAGCCTTACAGGACTTCCTCCTCGGTGTGCAGATGTGCCCAG gtaaTCGAGACACTTACTTTCACCTGCTTCAGACTCTGAAGAGGCTAGATCGGAGGgatgaggccactgcactctggtgGAGGCTGGAGGCCCAAACTAAGGGGCCACAGGAAGATGCTACGTG GTCTCTCCCCCTGTACCTAGAAAGCTATTTGAGCTGGATCCGCCCCTCTGATCGTGATGCCTTCCTTGAAGAGTTTCGGACATCTCTGCCAAAGTCTTGTGACCTGTAG
- the LOC105485712 gene encoding Fanconi anemia group G protein isoform X3: MSRQTTSVGSSCLDLWREKNDRLVRQAKVAQNSGLTLRRQQLAQDALEGLRGLLHSLQEWHLKNDFQDGLIWITFLHFPDSLSKGLPAAVPVLPLELTVICNFIILRASLAQGFTEDQAQDIQRGLERVLETQEQRGPRLEQGLRELWDSALRASCLLPELLSALHRLAGLQAALWLSADRLGDLALLLETLNDSQSGASEDLLLLLKTWSPPAEELDAPLTLQDAQGLKDVLLTAFAYRRGLQELITGNPEKALSSLHEVASGLCPRPVLVQVYTALGSCHRKMGNPQRALLYLVAALKEGSAWGPPLLEASRLYQQLGDTTAELESLELLVEALNVPYSSKAPPFLIEVELLLPPPDLASPLHCGTQSQAKHVLASRAEDAAEHYLDLLALLLDSSEPRFSPPPSPPGPCMPEVFLEAAVALIQAGRAQDALTLCEELLSRTSSLLPKMSRLWENARKGTKELPYCPLWVSATHLLQGQAWVQLGAQKVAISEFSRCLELLFRTTPEEKEQGAASNGEQGCKSDVALQQLRAAALISRGLEWVASGQDTKALQDFLLGVQMCPGNRDTYFHLLQTLKRLDRRDEATALWWRLEAQTKGPQEDATWSLPLYLESYLSWIRPSDRDAFLEEFRTSLPKSCDL; the protein is encoded by the exons ATGTCCCGCCAGACCACCTCTGTGGGCTCCAGCTGCCTGGACCTGTGGAGGGAAAAGAATGACCGGCTCGTTCGACAGGCCAAG GTGGCTCAGAACTCCGGTCTGACTCTGAGGCGACAGCAGTTGGCTCAGGATGCACTGGAAGGGCTCAGAGGGCTCCTCCATAGTCTGCAAG AGTGGCATTTGAAAAATGATTTCCAGGATGGTCTGATCTGGATAACTTTTTTGCATTTTCCAGACTCTCTGTCCAAAG GGCTCCCTGCCGCAGTTCCTGTTCTTCCCTTGGAGCTGACTGTCATCTGCAACTTCATTATCCTGAGGGCAAGCTTGGCCCAGGGTTTCACAGAGGATCAGGCCCAGGATATCCAGCGGGGCCTAGAGAGAG TGCTGGAGACACAGGAGCAGCGGGGGCCCAGGTTGGAACAGGGGCTCAGGGAGCTGTGGGACTCTGCCCTTCGTGCTTCCTGCCTTCTGCCAGAGCTGCTGTCTGCCCTGCACCGCCTGGCTGGCCTGCAGGCTGCCCTCTGGTTGAGCGCTGACCGTCTTGGGGACTTGGCCTTGTTGCTAGAGACCCTGAATGACAGCCAG AGTGGAGCCTCTGAGGATCTGCTGTTACTTCTGAAAACTTGGAGTCCTCCAGCTGAGGAATTAGATGCTCCGTTGACCCTGCAGGATGCCCAGGGATTGAAGGATGTCCTCCTGACAGCATTTGCCTACCGCCGAG GTCTCCAGGAGTTGATCACAGGGAACCCAGAGAAGGCACTAAGCAGCCTTCATGAAGTGGCCTCAGGCCTGTGTCCACGGCCTGTGTTGGTCCAGGTGTACACAGCACTGGGGTCCTGTCACCGTAAGATG GGAAATCCACAGAGAGCACTGTTGTACTTGGTTGCAGCCCTGAAAGAGGGATCAGCCTGGGGTCCTCCGCTTCTGGAGGCCTCTAGACTCTATCAGCAACTGGGGGACACAACAGCAGAGCTGGAAAGTCTGGAGCTGCTAGTTGAG gcCTTAAATGTCCCTTACAGTTCCAAAGCCCCACCGTTTCTCATTGAGGTAGAATTACTACTGCCACCACCTGACCTAGCCTCACCCCTTCATTGTGGCACTCAGAGCCAGGCCAAGCACGTACTAGCAAGCAG GGCAGAAGACGCTGCAGAGCATTACTTGGACCTGCTGGCCCTGTTGCTGGATAGCTCGGAGCCAAGG TtctccccgcccccctcccctccAGGGCCCTGTATGCCTGAGGTGTTTTTGGAAGCAGCGGTAGCACTGATCCAGGCAGGCAGAGCCCAAGATGCCTTGACTCTATGTGAGGAGTTGCTCAGCCGCACATCGTCTCTGCTACCCAAGATGTCCCGGCTGTGGGAAAATGCCAGAAAAGGAACCAAGGAACTGCCATACTGCCCACTCTGGGTCTCTGCCACCCACCTGCTTCAGGGCCAGGCCTGGGTACAACTGGGTGCCCAAAAAGTGGCAATTAGTGAATTTAGCAG GTGTCTTGAGCTGCTCTTCCGGACCACACCTGAGGAAAAAGAACAAG GGGCAGCTTCCAACGGTGAGCAGGGATGTAAGTCAGATGTGGCACTGCAGCAGCTTCGGGCAGCCGCCCTAATTAGTCGTGGACTGGAATGGGTAGCCAGCGGCCAGGATACCAAAGCCTTACAGGACTTCCTCCTCGGTGTGCAGATGTGCCCAG gtaaTCGAGACACTTACTTTCACCTGCTTCAGACTCTGAAGAGGCTAGATCGGAGGgatgaggccactgcactctggtgGAGGCTGGAGGCCCAAACTAAGGGGCCACAGGAAGATGCTACGTG GTCTCTCCCCCTGTACCTAGAAAGCTATTTGAGCTGGATCCGCCCCTCTGATCGTGATGCCTTCCTTGAAGAGTTTCGGACATCTCTGCCAAAGTCTTGTGACCTGTAG
- the LOC105485712 gene encoding Fanconi anemia group G protein isoform X2, with the protein MSRQTTSVGSSCLDLWREKNDRLVRQAKVAQNSGLTLRRQQLAQDALEGLRGLLHSLQEWHLKNDFQDGLIWITFLHFPDSLSKGLPAAVPVLPLELTVICNFIILRASLAQGFTEDQAQDIQRGLERVLETQEQRGPRLEQGLRELWDSALRASCLLPELLSALHRLAGLQAALWLSADRLGDLALLLETLNDSQSGASEDLLLLLKTWSPPAEELDAPLTLQDAQGLKDVLLTAFAYRRGLQELITGNPEKALSSLHEVASGLCPRPVLVQVYTALGSCHRKMGNPQRALLYLVAALKEGSAWGPPLLEASRLYQQLGDTTAELESLELLVEALNVPYSSKAPPFLIEVELLLPPPDLASPLHCGTQSQAKHVLASRCLQTGRAEDAAEHYLDLLALLLDSSEPRFSPPPSPPGPCMPEVFLEAAVALIQAGRAQDALTLCEELLSRTSSLLPKMSRLWENARKGTKELPYCPLWVSATHLLQGQAWVQLGAQKVAISEFSRCLELLFRTTPEEKEQGAASNGEQGCKSDVALQQLRAAALISRGLEWVASGQDTKALQDFLLGVQMCPGNRDTYFHLLQTLKRLDRRDEATALWWRLEAQTKGPQEDATSLPLYLESYLSWIRPSDRDAFLEEFRTSLPKSCDL; encoded by the exons ATGTCCCGCCAGACCACCTCTGTGGGCTCCAGCTGCCTGGACCTGTGGAGGGAAAAGAATGACCGGCTCGTTCGACAGGCCAAG GTGGCTCAGAACTCCGGTCTGACTCTGAGGCGACAGCAGTTGGCTCAGGATGCACTGGAAGGGCTCAGAGGGCTCCTCCATAGTCTGCAAG AGTGGCATTTGAAAAATGATTTCCAGGATGGTCTGATCTGGATAACTTTTTTGCATTTTCCAGACTCTCTGTCCAAAG GGCTCCCTGCCGCAGTTCCTGTTCTTCCCTTGGAGCTGACTGTCATCTGCAACTTCATTATCCTGAGGGCAAGCTTGGCCCAGGGTTTCACAGAGGATCAGGCCCAGGATATCCAGCGGGGCCTAGAGAGAG TGCTGGAGACACAGGAGCAGCGGGGGCCCAGGTTGGAACAGGGGCTCAGGGAGCTGTGGGACTCTGCCCTTCGTGCTTCCTGCCTTCTGCCAGAGCTGCTGTCTGCCCTGCACCGCCTGGCTGGCCTGCAGGCTGCCCTCTGGTTGAGCGCTGACCGTCTTGGGGACTTGGCCTTGTTGCTAGAGACCCTGAATGACAGCCAG AGTGGAGCCTCTGAGGATCTGCTGTTACTTCTGAAAACTTGGAGTCCTCCAGCTGAGGAATTAGATGCTCCGTTGACCCTGCAGGATGCCCAGGGATTGAAGGATGTCCTCCTGACAGCATTTGCCTACCGCCGAG GTCTCCAGGAGTTGATCACAGGGAACCCAGAGAAGGCACTAAGCAGCCTTCATGAAGTGGCCTCAGGCCTGTGTCCACGGCCTGTGTTGGTCCAGGTGTACACAGCACTGGGGTCCTGTCACCGTAAGATG GGAAATCCACAGAGAGCACTGTTGTACTTGGTTGCAGCCCTGAAAGAGGGATCAGCCTGGGGTCCTCCGCTTCTGGAGGCCTCTAGACTCTATCAGCAACTGGGGGACACAACAGCAGAGCTGGAAAGTCTGGAGCTGCTAGTTGAG gcCTTAAATGTCCCTTACAGTTCCAAAGCCCCACCGTTTCTCATTGAGGTAGAATTACTACTGCCACCACCTGACCTAGCCTCACCCCTTCATTGTGGCACTCAGAGCCAGGCCAAGCACGTACTAGCAAGCAGGTGCCTACAGACGGGGAG GGCAGAAGACGCTGCAGAGCATTACTTGGACCTGCTGGCCCTGTTGCTGGATAGCTCGGAGCCAAGG TtctccccgcccccctcccctccAGGGCCCTGTATGCCTGAGGTGTTTTTGGAAGCAGCGGTAGCACTGATCCAGGCAGGCAGAGCCCAAGATGCCTTGACTCTATGTGAGGAGTTGCTCAGCCGCACATCGTCTCTGCTACCCAAGATGTCCCGGCTGTGGGAAAATGCCAGAAAAGGAACCAAGGAACTGCCATACTGCCCACTCTGGGTCTCTGCCACCCACCTGCTTCAGGGCCAGGCCTGGGTACAACTGGGTGCCCAAAAAGTGGCAATTAGTGAATTTAGCAG GTGTCTTGAGCTGCTCTTCCGGACCACACCTGAGGAAAAAGAACAAG GGGCAGCTTCCAACGGTGAGCAGGGATGTAAGTCAGATGTGGCACTGCAGCAGCTTCGGGCAGCCGCCCTAATTAGTCGTGGACTGGAATGGGTAGCCAGCGGCCAGGATACCAAAGCCTTACAGGACTTCCTCCTCGGTGTGCAGATGTGCCCAG gtaaTCGAGACACTTACTTTCACCTGCTTCAGACTCTGAAGAGGCTAGATCGGAGGgatgaggccactgcactctggtgGAGGCTGGAGGCCCAAACTAAGGGGCCACAGGAAGATGCTAC GTCTCTCCCCCTGTACCTAGAAAGCTATTTGAGCTGGATCCGCCCCTCTGATCGTGATGCCTTCCTTGAAGAGTTTCGGACATCTCTGCCAAAGTCTTGTGACCTGTAG
- the LOC105485712 gene encoding Fanconi anemia group G protein isoform X4, with product MSRQTTSVGSSCLDLWREKNDRLVRQAKVAQNSGLTLRRQQLAQDALEGLRGLLHSLQGLPAAVPVLPLELTVICNFIILRASLAQGFTEDQAQDIQRGLERVLETQEQRGPRLEQGLRELWDSALRASCLLPELLSALHRLAGLQAALWLSADRLGDLALLLETLNDSQSGASEDLLLLLKTWSPPAEELDAPLTLQDAQGLKDVLLTAFAYRRGLQELITGNPEKALSSLHEVASGLCPRPVLVQVYTALGSCHRKMGNPQRALLYLVAALKEGSAWGPPLLEASRLYQQLGDTTAELESLELLVEALNVPYSSKAPPFLIEVELLLPPPDLASPLHCGTQSQAKHVLASRCLQTGRAEDAAEHYLDLLALLLDSSEPRFSPPPSPPGPCMPEVFLEAAVALIQAGRAQDALTLCEELLSRTSSLLPKMSRLWENARKGTKELPYCPLWVSATHLLQGQAWVQLGAQKVAISEFSRCLELLFRTTPEEKEQGAASNGEQGCKSDVALQQLRAAALISRGLEWVASGQDTKALQDFLLGVQMCPGNRDTYFHLLQTLKRLDRRDEATALWWRLEAQTKGPQEDATWSLPLYLESYLSWIRPSDRDAFLEEFRTSLPKSCDL from the exons ATGTCCCGCCAGACCACCTCTGTGGGCTCCAGCTGCCTGGACCTGTGGAGGGAAAAGAATGACCGGCTCGTTCGACAGGCCAAG GTGGCTCAGAACTCCGGTCTGACTCTGAGGCGACAGCAGTTGGCTCAGGATGCACTGGAAGGGCTCAGAGGGCTCCTCCATAGTCTGCAAG GGCTCCCTGCCGCAGTTCCTGTTCTTCCCTTGGAGCTGACTGTCATCTGCAACTTCATTATCCTGAGGGCAAGCTTGGCCCAGGGTTTCACAGAGGATCAGGCCCAGGATATCCAGCGGGGCCTAGAGAGAG TGCTGGAGACACAGGAGCAGCGGGGGCCCAGGTTGGAACAGGGGCTCAGGGAGCTGTGGGACTCTGCCCTTCGTGCTTCCTGCCTTCTGCCAGAGCTGCTGTCTGCCCTGCACCGCCTGGCTGGCCTGCAGGCTGCCCTCTGGTTGAGCGCTGACCGTCTTGGGGACTTGGCCTTGTTGCTAGAGACCCTGAATGACAGCCAG AGTGGAGCCTCTGAGGATCTGCTGTTACTTCTGAAAACTTGGAGTCCTCCAGCTGAGGAATTAGATGCTCCGTTGACCCTGCAGGATGCCCAGGGATTGAAGGATGTCCTCCTGACAGCATTTGCCTACCGCCGAG GTCTCCAGGAGTTGATCACAGGGAACCCAGAGAAGGCACTAAGCAGCCTTCATGAAGTGGCCTCAGGCCTGTGTCCACGGCCTGTGTTGGTCCAGGTGTACACAGCACTGGGGTCCTGTCACCGTAAGATG GGAAATCCACAGAGAGCACTGTTGTACTTGGTTGCAGCCCTGAAAGAGGGATCAGCCTGGGGTCCTCCGCTTCTGGAGGCCTCTAGACTCTATCAGCAACTGGGGGACACAACAGCAGAGCTGGAAAGTCTGGAGCTGCTAGTTGAG gcCTTAAATGTCCCTTACAGTTCCAAAGCCCCACCGTTTCTCATTGAGGTAGAATTACTACTGCCACCACCTGACCTAGCCTCACCCCTTCATTGTGGCACTCAGAGCCAGGCCAAGCACGTACTAGCAAGCAGGTGCCTACAGACGGGGAG GGCAGAAGACGCTGCAGAGCATTACTTGGACCTGCTGGCCCTGTTGCTGGATAGCTCGGAGCCAAGG TtctccccgcccccctcccctccAGGGCCCTGTATGCCTGAGGTGTTTTTGGAAGCAGCGGTAGCACTGATCCAGGCAGGCAGAGCCCAAGATGCCTTGACTCTATGTGAGGAGTTGCTCAGCCGCACATCGTCTCTGCTACCCAAGATGTCCCGGCTGTGGGAAAATGCCAGAAAAGGAACCAAGGAACTGCCATACTGCCCACTCTGGGTCTCTGCCACCCACCTGCTTCAGGGCCAGGCCTGGGTACAACTGGGTGCCCAAAAAGTGGCAATTAGTGAATTTAGCAG GTGTCTTGAGCTGCTCTTCCGGACCACACCTGAGGAAAAAGAACAAG GGGCAGCTTCCAACGGTGAGCAGGGATGTAAGTCAGATGTGGCACTGCAGCAGCTTCGGGCAGCCGCCCTAATTAGTCGTGGACTGGAATGGGTAGCCAGCGGCCAGGATACCAAAGCCTTACAGGACTTCCTCCTCGGTGTGCAGATGTGCCCAG gtaaTCGAGACACTTACTTTCACCTGCTTCAGACTCTGAAGAGGCTAGATCGGAGGgatgaggccactgcactctggtgGAGGCTGGAGGCCCAAACTAAGGGGCCACAGGAAGATGCTACGTG GTCTCTCCCCCTGTACCTAGAAAGCTATTTGAGCTGGATCCGCCCCTCTGATCGTGATGCCTTCCTTGAAGAGTTTCGGACATCTCTGCCAAAGTCTTGTGACCTGTAG